A region from the uncultured Macellibacteroides sp. genome encodes:
- a CDS encoding RNA polymerase sigma-70 factor has protein sequence MTDLANQLSIDNLFWRIVTKDDEKAFCSLFYNFFPSLCVFAGRYIDNKEECEDIVQDTFFKIWRTRKSLEITSSARNLLVTTVKNSCIDYLRKKEVEHTYIERQAKKDWLMYQDDVYSTMELEEIISRALSQLPENLRQVFEMNRFDGLTYAQIAEKQNISVKTVEAYMSKSLKMMRTELKDYLPLILLFCW, from the coding sequence ATGACTGATCTTGCCAATCAATTATCTATCGATAATCTTTTTTGGAGAATTGTCACAAAAGATGACGAGAAGGCTTTCTGTTCTCTTTTTTATAACTTTTTCCCTTCATTGTGTGTGTTTGCCGGAAGATATATTGACAATAAAGAAGAATGCGAAGATATTGTTCAGGATACATTTTTTAAAATATGGCGCACAAGAAAATCGCTCGAAATTACCTCTTCAGCTCGGAATCTATTAGTCACCACGGTTAAAAACAGCTGTATAGATTATCTGCGAAAAAAAGAAGTTGAACACACATATATTGAACGCCAGGCAAAGAAAGACTGGCTTATGTATCAGGATGATGTTTATTCAACGATGGAACTGGAAGAAATCATTTCTCGCGCCCTTTCTCAACTTCCTGAGAATCTTCGACAAGTTTTTGAAATGAATCGCTTTGACGGTTTAACGTACGCACAGATTGCAGAGAAGCAGAATATATCCGTAAAGACAGTAGAAGCATATATGAGTAAGTCCTTAAAAATGATGCGCACTGAGCTTAAAGACTATTTACCGCTGATTTTACTGTTTTGTTGGTAA
- a CDS encoding TlpA disulfide reductase family protein, which translates to MRKFIIIFCLGVIFSSESFSSLNNGKFRINGTISKSFDGQMAILSIKDDYQKTTRSDTSIIDMGNFSFVGNEYLDNLSSIIIEDEYGIKTRPELDLLLESGTISVSFDKDQPCMEGSPLNNIFMEYLDSTSFYRAEIAKIEPKWENEIVIIPDTELERLYYAQGEFMMNFTKQNFSNPLGKALFMKNLDVGVISTSLYLAVCEKKLDEIVDFVDNETRLHPRFTSLYSTMQKVKAAPVLIGMKVENFSLLTPNGNTVQLSEYIGKKDFVFLEFWASWCGPCLATIPKLKELYTEYSENLEIVSISMDTKQASWTNALSQQNMPWPQFADIKGFESNIAKTFKIKGIPFGLLIDKQGFVVANIRGALALKLFLQNKLR; encoded by the coding sequence ATGAGAAAATTTATTATAATCTTTTGTTTAGGTGTTATATTTTCTAGTGAGTCGTTTTCCTCTCTGAATAATGGTAAATTTCGCATCAATGGAACAATCAGCAAATCTTTTGATGGTCAAATGGCTATACTTTCTATTAAGGACGATTATCAAAAAACCACCCGGTCTGATACTTCGATAATAGATATGGGTAATTTTTCATTTGTAGGTAATGAATACCTTGATAATTTATCCTCTATCATTATTGAAGATGAATATGGAATCAAGACACGCCCAGAACTTGATTTACTGTTGGAATCGGGAACCATTTCCGTGTCTTTTGACAAAGATCAGCCTTGTATGGAAGGCTCTCCTCTTAACAATATCTTTATGGAATATTTGGATTCAACAAGTTTCTACAGGGCTGAAATAGCAAAAATAGAACCTAAATGGGAAAATGAAATCGTTATTATTCCAGATACAGAACTAGAGCGACTATATTATGCGCAGGGGGAATTTATGATGAATTTTACGAAGCAGAATTTCTCGAATCCTTTAGGCAAGGCTTTGTTTATGAAAAACTTAGATGTTGGGGTAATTTCGACTTCACTATATTTAGCTGTGTGTGAAAAAAAGTTAGATGAGATAGTTGATTTTGTAGACAACGAAACGCGTTTACATCCTCGCTTCACCTCATTATATAGTACAATGCAGAAGGTGAAAGCAGCCCCTGTTCTTATCGGCATGAAAGTAGAAAACTTTTCTCTTCTTACTCCTAATGGTAACACGGTGCAATTATCAGAATATATAGGAAAGAAGGATTTCGTATTCCTTGAGTTTTGGGCTTCATGGTGTGGACCATGCTTGGCCACCATCCCTAAACTCAAAGAATTATACACGGAGTATTCTGAGAACCTTGAAATTGTAAGTATCTCCATGGATACCAAACAGGCATCGTGGACCAATGCTCTGAGTCAACAAAATATGCCATGGCCTCAATTTGCTGATATTAAAGGATTTGAGTCCAATATTGCGAAAACATTCAAAATTAAAGGCATACCCTTCGGTCTGCTTATAGATAAACAAGGGTTTGTTGTTGCCAACATTCGAGGAGCTCTCGCTTTAAAATTATTTTTGCAAAACAAATTGCGATAA
- a CDS encoding RagB/SusD family nutrient uptake outer membrane protein, translating into MKKNILYIALFAVMMGFSSCSDFLDKYPQEELSDASFWKTPKDAEMFVANIYKALPGGDAGDIDGDINSDNAVHGIKWAAGNASKGIYDAADTEWASSYASIRACNVLLEKIEMIEDYPAADKDATIGEARFLRGYVYFGLIQTFGDVPYIDKALALDEMEGITRTPRAEVYAKIMQDFDFAISKLPQTWSDDSYGRITKGAAMAMKARAALYYGNFDVAAASSKAVMDLGQYELFDAEGTGRYAELFWESQEACSEAVLIRQFKPKDNSNYIIGWGCFPTKGWGGINPTQSLVDAFECVDGAPISASPLYNEKNPFQNRDPRLEACVLHDGEVMYGITIKVAPLKSSGSTGIGQHGDATATGYYDQKWLDPSIDPQSDGWDMGKDWHVIRFAEVLLTYAEAKNELSPLDDSAFEAVNRVRKRAGLPALQKTNSALPTYCGTQDALRQRIRNEWRVEFAMEGGKRQWDIRRWGIAKQVLNAPFQGLKYTLSSDGLSCTLYEGTNVSLTGSSYEDHNYLYPVPQTEIDLNPALTQNPGY; encoded by the coding sequence ATGAAAAAGAATATTTTATATATAGCTTTATTTGCTGTTATGATGGGATTTAGCTCTTGTAGCGATTTCCTTGATAAATATCCGCAGGAAGAACTGTCTGATGCAAGTTTCTGGAAGACTCCTAAGGATGCCGAAATGTTTGTAGCCAATATTTACAAAGCACTACCCGGCGGTGATGCAGGTGATATTGATGGCGATATTAATTCCGATAATGCGGTACATGGTATCAAGTGGGCTGCAGGAAATGCTTCGAAAGGTATTTACGATGCTGCAGACACCGAATGGGCTTCAAGTTACGCTTCAATACGGGCATGTAATGTGCTTCTCGAGAAAATTGAAATGATAGAAGATTATCCTGCTGCAGATAAAGATGCTACTATTGGGGAAGCTCGTTTCTTGCGCGGATATGTATACTTTGGTTTAATTCAGACATTTGGAGATGTTCCCTATATTGACAAAGCCTTGGCATTGGATGAGATGGAAGGTATTACACGTACTCCCCGTGCCGAAGTATATGCCAAAATCATGCAAGACTTTGATTTTGCTATCAGTAAACTACCTCAAACATGGTCTGATGATAGTTACGGCAGAATAACAAAGGGGGCTGCTATGGCCATGAAGGCAAGAGCTGCGCTTTATTATGGAAACTTTGATGTGGCAGCTGCTTCTTCGAAGGCTGTGATGGATTTAGGCCAATATGAATTGTTTGATGCCGAAGGTACAGGCAGATATGCCGAATTGTTTTGGGAAAGCCAGGAAGCTTGCAGCGAAGCTGTATTAATTCGTCAGTTCAAACCAAAGGACAACAGTAATTATATTATCGGATGGGGCTGTTTCCCAACAAAGGGATGGGGAGGTATCAATCCTACTCAAAGTCTTGTCGACGCATTCGAATGTGTGGATGGCGCTCCTATCAGTGCATCTCCATTATATAATGAAAAGAATCCGTTCCAAAACCGTGACCCTCGTCTCGAAGCTTGCGTATTGCACGATGGCGAAGTGATGTATGGTATAACTATTAAAGTTGCACCTTTGAAATCCAGCGGTAGTACAGGTATTGGTCAGCATGGTGATGCAACAGCAACTGGTTATTATGATCAGAAATGGCTCGACCCAAGTATCGATCCTCAATCTGACGGATGGGATATGGGTAAGGACTGGCATGTAATTCGTTTTGCCGAAGTACTGTTGACTTATGCTGAAGCAAAGAATGAACTTTCTCCGCTTGACGACAGTGCTTTCGAAGCTGTAAATCGAGTTCGTAAGCGTGCAGGTCTTCCTGCGTTGCAGAAAACGAACAGTGCTCTCCCTACTTATTGCGGAACACAAGATGCTTTGCGTCAACGTATTCGTAACGAGTGGCGCGTCGAATTTGCAATGGAAGGCGGAAAACGTCAGTGGGATATCCGTCGTTGGGGTATCGCTAAGCAAGTATTGAATGCTCCATTCCAAGGGTTAAAATATACATTGTCTTCAGATGGTTTGAGTTGTACACTTTACGAAGGTACCAATGTTAGTCTTACAGGAAGTTCGTACGAAGATCACAATTATCTGTACCCGGTTCCTCAGACAGAAATTGACTTGAATCCTGCATTGACACAAAATCCAGGCTATTAA
- a CDS encoding FecR domain-containing protein, producing the protein MEITKDHIIPYLEGSLPAGQIAAFEQLAESSPEFRKEIKEIQFIWNATENLKKQRLVDTNAHWNKIAKRMRFLSFRQKLWDVSRNAAAILILPLFLVTLYFMNDSNPKEESPIEQVELQTAYGLVSKVILPDGSEVWLNSGTKITYPERFTGKYRTVKLEGEAYFKVTSDKTNRFDVIVPNGMTVSAYGTEFNVSAYNDDNKIEAILAKGNIDVKKYDTENVFSLKAGEQAVLNKTTRDIAISEANIYTKTAWREGKMVFRRAGFDEIVRKLSRHFNVSIELQGKTLHEYEYSATFTTETLPEVLRLLEKSAPIRCQILESEKKADFTYAQRRVIIREYK; encoded by the coding sequence TTGGAAATAACGAAAGATCATATTATACCTTACCTTGAAGGATCACTACCTGCCGGGCAGATCGCTGCATTTGAGCAATTGGCTGAAAGTTCTCCCGAGTTCAGAAAGGAGATTAAAGAAATACAATTTATTTGGAATGCTACTGAGAATTTGAAGAAGCAACGCTTGGTAGACACCAATGCTCATTGGAATAAGATTGCAAAGAGAATGAGGTTTCTCTCTTTCCGGCAAAAGCTTTGGGATGTTTCCCGTAATGCTGCAGCTATTCTTATTTTGCCTTTATTTCTGGTAACCCTATATTTTATGAATGATTCTAATCCTAAAGAAGAAAGTCCCATCGAGCAGGTTGAATTACAAACAGCTTATGGATTAGTATCTAAAGTAATTCTTCCTGACGGTTCGGAGGTTTGGCTAAACTCAGGAACTAAAATTACCTATCCGGAAAGATTTACAGGGAAATATCGTACGGTTAAATTAGAAGGAGAGGCTTATTTTAAAGTTACATCCGATAAAACAAACCGTTTTGATGTGATTGTGCCCAACGGTATGACTGTGAGTGCTTATGGGACTGAGTTTAATGTTTCTGCTTATAATGACGACAATAAGATTGAGGCCATTCTTGCCAAAGGAAATATCGACGTAAAAAAATACGATACAGAGAATGTGTTTTCATTAAAGGCCGGAGAACAAGCTGTCTTAAATAAAACAACCCGTGATATTGCTATTTCGGAGGCTAACATATATACAAAAACAGCCTGGAGAGAAGGAAAAATGGTATTCAGAAGGGCTGGTTTTGATGAAATCGTTAGGAAACTGTCTCGTCATTTCAATGTTTCTATCGAGTTGCAAGGTAAAACTTTACACGAATATGAATATTCTGCCACTTTCACAACGGAAACTTTACCAGAAGTTCTTCGTTTACTTGAAAAGTCAGCTCCTATACGTTGTCAGATTTTAGAATCAGAAAAGAAGGCAGATTTCACATACGCACAACGCCGCGTAATTATACGGGAATACAAATAA
- a CDS encoding DUF6057 family protein yields MKRIHYLIFSLLFIALTFLFSGPLSHILYYQEQHHLFLFRNANLSEHLFLGGLLSYVTDFIIQFFYFPLLGSALIAGILSSIYLLTTLSCKYITGKADIFQLSLFPSLFLLVCYESLEFPSTWAVGLLLCLFAIGMVLIIPFRYARWGAGFLLLAALFYITGPIIVLISILIVAVPCLFARVVTSRIVRLKTVWLSTLFILSLYSGVTFYFFVHSYNMRERLLIEAGQCVKEKDWDGVLAVSARYRGNNQLLAYYTNMALYHKGRMPYDLFKYPQTMGVESLYFPWKSDSRTSEYGHFIYEELGYLNEAHRWAFEAMVVFGETAPNLTNLIRYNIANNRPLVAQRFINILKQSLFYKKEAEAFERMLPSGKVPGLKALPHSEGSGARFANVLNLGPELRYLCDRDSTNQMAFEYLMSDLLLSNQVIRFAENLSRIKAFSYPVLPSVYEEALYIYKLGVDEKTFNALGLQVSPSTETRFKDYYSLLKSGDVQSLKERYGDTYWYYLNFTSPYGSKIINN; encoded by the coding sequence ATGAAAAGAATTCATTATTTGATATTTTCCCTTTTGTTTATAGCCCTCACATTTTTATTTTCGGGGCCCCTTTCTCATATTTTATATTACCAGGAACAGCATCATCTCTTCCTTTTCAGAAACGCCAATTTATCTGAACATTTATTTTTAGGAGGACTTCTGTCCTATGTGACAGATTTTATAATTCAGTTTTTTTATTTTCCCTTGTTGGGAAGCGCATTAATTGCAGGTATCCTTTCATCTATCTATCTATTAACTACATTATCATGTAAGTATATTACAGGGAAAGCTGATATTTTTCAGCTTTCCCTTTTTCCATCATTGTTTCTTCTTGTATGTTACGAGTCTTTGGAATTTCCCTCTACATGGGCTGTGGGATTGCTGCTTTGTTTGTTTGCGATAGGAATGGTACTCATTATTCCTTTCCGTTATGCCAGATGGGGGGCAGGATTCCTTTTACTGGCTGCCCTTTTCTATATAACAGGCCCAATTATTGTCCTGATTTCTATACTCATTGTTGCAGTACCCTGTTTATTCGCCCGGGTTGTTACTTCCCGTATTGTAAGATTAAAAACAGTGTGGCTATCAACCCTATTTATCCTTAGCTTGTACTCCGGAGTAACCTTTTACTTTTTTGTTCATTCTTATAACATGCGGGAAAGGCTGCTGATTGAAGCCGGTCAGTGTGTAAAAGAGAAAGATTGGGATGGCGTGCTTGCTGTTTCTGCCCGTTACCGCGGAAACAACCAGTTACTTGCCTATTACACCAATATGGCATTGTATCATAAAGGCCGTATGCCTTACGATCTATTTAAATATCCTCAAACTATGGGAGTAGAGTCGCTCTATTTCCCTTGGAAAAGTGACAGTCGTACCAGTGAGTACGGACATTTTATTTACGAGGAACTTGGCTATCTTAACGAAGCGCACCGCTGGGCTTTCGAGGCAATGGTTGTTTTCGGGGAGACAGCTCCTAATTTGACAAATCTGATTCGTTATAATATAGCCAATAACCGACCTCTTGTGGCGCAGCGATTTATCAATATACTGAAACAGTCTTTGTTTTACAAAAAAGAGGCAGAGGCGTTTGAACGAATGTTGCCTTCGGGCAAGGTACCGGGACTTAAGGCACTTCCTCATAGTGAAGGATCCGGAGCCCGTTTTGCCAATGTTTTAAACTTAGGTCCGGAGTTACGCTATCTATGCGACCGGGATTCTACGAACCAGATGGCGTTCGAATACCTGATGAGCGATTTGTTGTTAAGTAATCAGGTGATTCGCTTTGCCGAAAATCTCAGCAGGATAAAAGCTTTCTCCTATCCGGTATTGCCTTCGGTTTACGAGGAGGCCCTTTATATATACAAACTTGGGGTAGACGAGAAAACGTTTAATGCACTCGGGTTACAGGTGAGTCCGTCTACCGAAACCCGTTTCAAAGACTACTATTCCTTACTGAAGAGTGGAGATGTACAGTCGTTGAAAGAACGCTACGGAGATACCTACTGGTATTATTTGAACTTTACCAGTCCCTACGGAAGTAAAATTATCAATAATTAG
- a CDS encoding cytochrome C biosynthesis protein, producing MNYSLYRRYCLVTYLTGWVVCLLLTGCSNAPVKADATTSSLPVLSPDYAEVTFPSNIAPPNFTIKEKGDAYAVEIGTDNRVLFTYRNDAPEVSIKERDWHELRETTTGKNFFIRVTVLRDGKWLRFADVVNTLSDKAIDPYLVYRLLYPGYELWNEMGIYQRNLTTYEETPIIENTDLKNGCVNCHTFSSNSPENMMMHVRGKLGGTIIKQGDKIKKVNVKGAQMKNGSSYAAFHPSGRYIAFSANEIQQFFHSTGPKAVEVSDLESDLLVYDVEKNRILTDSVIAGSQFMETFPNWSPDGTRLYFCRTGAYAKGMPLDSIRYDLFSISFDPDTQHFGTPECVYNASSKGKSVSFPRVSPDGKYLMFTQSDYGNFSIWHPESELCLVTLSTGQMRIMDEVNSNNVESFHTWSSTGEWFVFSSKRLDGLWARPFIAYFDSKTGKASKPFVLPQKDPNFYDFFTKTFNLPELITTPVTEGNSFAREAQNSPKQVNQ from the coding sequence ATGAATTATTCATTATATAGAAGGTATTGTCTGGTTACATACCTAACCGGATGGGTTGTCTGTTTGCTTTTAACAGGATGCTCCAATGCTCCTGTTAAAGCAGATGCAACAACTTCGTCACTTCCGGTACTGTCTCCGGATTATGCGGAAGTTACTTTCCCTTCCAATATCGCACCTCCAAATTTTACCATAAAAGAAAAAGGAGATGCGTATGCCGTTGAGATTGGAACGGACAACCGTGTGCTGTTTACATATAGAAATGATGCTCCCGAAGTTAGTATAAAAGAACGGGATTGGCACGAACTGCGGGAAACAACTACAGGAAAGAACTTCTTTATAAGGGTAACGGTCTTACGCGATGGTAAGTGGCTTCGCTTTGCCGATGTTGTGAATACGCTTTCAGACAAGGCAATTGATCCGTATCTAGTATACCGTTTGCTTTATCCGGGTTACGAATTGTGGAACGAGATGGGCATCTATCAACGGAATCTTACTACGTACGAGGAAACGCCTATCATTGAAAATACTGATTTAAAAAATGGATGTGTTAATTGTCATACATTCAGCAGTAATTCACCCGAAAACATGATGATGCACGTGCGTGGAAAACTGGGAGGAACAATAATTAAGCAAGGGGACAAGATAAAGAAGGTAAATGTGAAAGGAGCCCAAATGAAGAATGGCTCCTCTTATGCGGCATTTCATCCCTCCGGAAGATACATCGCATTCTCTGCCAACGAGATTCAGCAGTTTTTCCATTCAACAGGACCAAAGGCCGTGGAAGTGAGTGATCTGGAATCCGATTTGCTGGTTTATGATGTGGAAAAGAACAGGATTCTTACCGATTCAGTGATTGCTGGAAGTCAGTTTATGGAGACATTTCCAAACTGGAGTCCCGATGGTACACGCCTTTACTTTTGTCGTACCGGTGCCTATGCGAAAGGAATGCCTCTGGATAGTATCCGTTACGATTTATTTAGTATCTCTTTTGATCCGGATACGCAGCATTTCGGTACTCCGGAGTGTGTATATAATGCTTCATCGAAAGGGAAGAGTGTCTCTTTTCCAAGGGTTTCTCCCGATGGCAAATACCTGATGTTCACTCAGTCCGATTACGGCAACTTTTCTATATGGCATCCGGAGAGTGAACTTTGTCTTGTAACACTTAGTACCGGGCAGATGCGTATCATGGACGAAGTGAATAGCAATAATGTGGAAAGCTTTCACACTTGGTCTTCTACCGGAGAATGGTTTGTTTTCAGCAGCAAACGACTGGACGGTCTTTGGGCCCGGCCTTTTATCGCTTACTTCGATTCCAAAACAGGTAAAGCCTCCAAACCGTTTGTTCTCCCTCAGAAAGATCCCAATTTCTACGATTTCTTTACGAAAACATTCAATTTGCCCGAGCTAATCACCACTCCTGTCACCGAAGGAAATTCTTTTGCCCGTGAAGCACAAAATAGTCCGAAGCAAGTGAATCAGTAA
- a CDS encoding TonB-dependent receptor: protein MRITAVLLFIFLFQANAEVSYSQSTKISLNLNNATVEQVLNAIEENSDFYFLYNSKLINVDRKVDVNAKEKTIENVLKEVFNNTNVQYKVEDKQIILSNKSAAIQQQQQTVSGVVMDQNLNEPIIGANVVVKGTTNGTITDIDGKFTLPVSSHNDIILISYIGYMPLEMVASQVKGAKIFLKEDSKTLDEVVVVGYGVQKKANVTGSVASLNAEALESRSVSSVSAALAGQMPGVTAIQSSGAPGAQTGSITIRGKNSINAASPLVIVDGVPGNMNTLDPSDIATLTVLKDASSAAIYGVQAANGVILITTKKGKKGDAAKISYSGTIAWTTPTAKLKFLGSADYATLYNEAVLNENPKAVVPYTAEDIELFRNGTDPIGHPNTDWYDETFKSTAMEQMHHLSLSGGTEKTSYNASIGYTQQNGFIEQNKYQRYNIRTNIESEVTNWLSAGLNISGYRGVENNAYEGLASLLQYANRLKPTVPVYTEQGDYTYIGLQNPVAHLGTTGFSRNTNQQLNAIFQATVKILPELSVKGVFSVRNDMKNSDGFKKHLTYGSGSNIYNSGDREGYAKNYDWNWYTTQLLVNYNKTFGSHSVGLLGGFEQVDYKYKYLEATRKGGGNDDLTESLNTLDKSSQTNKDGGHETARQSYFGRAQYDFSNKYLFEANFRADASSRFPKGNRWGFFPAFSAGWRITEENFLKESDLTWISNLKLRLGWGQTGNEELDSNDIYPSISTYAYDTYMYGNTLYSTAKESRYVNSLLKWATVTNYEVALETGFLDNKIGFELAAYKKITNDMLLYLPVQGVLGMDGPAQNAGSVENTGFDLSVFHNNRINKDLSYALNFNLAYVKNEITDMRGTEGPNPDNGKYWYLEGYPTGSFYGYEAIGFFNTADELANQPKRTGKEKLGDIKYADLNKDGKIDAANDRKVIGHDFPSWTAGFNANIFYKDFDLSLFFQGAFDVQGYYSEEAAFSFFNSGKVLERHLDRWTPTNLDASYPRITKDSQINFQTSSFWLQDASYVRLKNVSFGYNLPKSILGKLNIDRVKVYVSGENLLTFSGLDGIDPEAPASNRGAFYSNVKKVSLGLKVSF, encoded by the coding sequence ATGAGAATAACAGCTGTATTGTTATTTATTTTTCTATTTCAGGCAAACGCTGAGGTATCTTACTCTCAGTCGACTAAAATTTCTTTGAATTTAAATAATGCCACTGTCGAACAAGTGCTTAATGCAATTGAAGAAAACTCTGACTTCTATTTTCTGTATAACAGTAAATTAATTAACGTAGACAGAAAAGTCGACGTTAACGCTAAAGAAAAAACGATTGAAAATGTATTGAAAGAAGTATTTAATAATACGAATGTTCAATATAAAGTGGAAGACAAGCAGATTATTTTAAGTAATAAATCGGCAGCCATTCAGCAACAGCAACAAACAGTTTCAGGTGTTGTAATGGATCAGAATTTAAATGAACCAATTATTGGAGCCAATGTAGTTGTAAAAGGAACTACCAACGGAACAATAACCGATATAGATGGTAAATTTACATTGCCTGTATCTTCTCACAACGATATAATCTTGATTAGCTACATCGGTTACATGCCCTTGGAAATGGTCGCTTCTCAGGTTAAAGGGGCTAAGATCTTTTTGAAAGAAGATTCAAAGACTTTAGACGAAGTTGTGGTTGTAGGTTATGGAGTTCAGAAAAAGGCGAACGTAACAGGATCAGTTGCTTCTTTAAATGCTGAAGCACTGGAATCTCGTTCTGTATCCAGTGTTTCTGCTGCGTTAGCTGGACAGATGCCTGGTGTAACAGCTATTCAGTCTTCAGGAGCACCGGGAGCTCAAACAGGATCTATCACTATTCGTGGTAAGAATTCTATTAATGCTGCCAGCCCATTGGTTATTGTTGATGGAGTACCTGGAAACATGAACACACTAGATCCTTCCGATATTGCAACCCTTACCGTTCTTAAAGATGCTTCTTCGGCAGCCATCTATGGTGTGCAGGCTGCCAACGGTGTAATTCTTATTACAACTAAGAAAGGTAAAAAGGGAGATGCCGCGAAAATCAGTTATTCTGGAACTATTGCATGGACAACTCCAACAGCCAAACTTAAATTTTTAGGATCGGCCGATTATGCAACGTTGTATAATGAAGCTGTGCTAAATGAAAATCCCAAAGCGGTAGTTCCTTACACCGCCGAAGACATAGAGCTTTTCAGAAATGGAACAGATCCTATTGGACATCCAAATACTGATTGGTATGATGAAACATTCAAATCAACAGCTATGGAGCAAATGCACCACTTGTCTCTTAGCGGTGGTACTGAAAAAACAAGCTATAATGCATCTATTGGTTATACGCAACAGAATGGTTTTATTGAACAAAATAAGTACCAACGATATAATATTCGTACAAATATTGAGTCGGAAGTAACCAATTGGCTATCTGCCGGTTTGAATATCTCTGGCTACAGAGGTGTAGAGAATAATGCTTATGAAGGTCTTGCTTCTTTGTTGCAGTATGCTAATCGTTTAAAACCAACAGTACCAGTCTATACAGAGCAGGGTGATTATACTTATATTGGTCTTCAAAATCCTGTGGCTCACTTAGGTACAACAGGATTTTCCAGAAATACAAATCAGCAATTAAATGCTATTTTTCAGGCAACTGTAAAAATTCTTCCTGAATTAAGTGTGAAGGGAGTATTCTCTGTTCGCAATGATATGAAAAATTCAGATGGTTTCAAAAAGCATCTGACATATGGTTCAGGATCTAATATTTATAACTCGGGCGATCGCGAAGGTTATGCTAAGAATTATGATTGGAACTGGTATACCACTCAGTTATTGGTAAACTACAACAAGACATTTGGCTCGCATTCAGTGGGATTGTTGGGCGGATTCGAACAGGTTGATTATAAATACAAATATTTGGAAGCTACCCGTAAAGGTGGTGGTAATGATGATTTAACAGAGTCGTTGAATACATTGGATAAATCGTCTCAGACAAATAAAGATGGTGGACATGAAACAGCTCGTCAGTCTTATTTTGGTCGTGCTCAATATGATTTTAGTAACAAATATTTATTTGAAGCTAATTTCCGTGCAGATGCATCTTCTCGTTTCCCAAAAGGCAACCGTTGGGGTTTCTTCCCCGCATTCTCTGCCGGATGGAGAATTACAGAAGAAAATTTCTTGAAAGAATCTGATCTAACATGGATTAGTAATCTGAAGTTACGCTTAGGATGGGGTCAAACGGGTAATGAGGAATTGGATTCCAATGACATCTACCCCTCCATCTCGACTTATGCCTATGATACTTACATGTATGGGAATACCTTATATTCTACTGCTAAAGAATCCCGTTATGTAAATAGTTTGCTTAAATGGGCAACAGTAACAAATTATGAAGTAGCTTTAGAAACCGGATTCCTTGACAACAAGATTGGATTCGAACTTGCTGCTTACAAAAAGATCACGAACGACATGCTTCTGTATCTTCCGGTTCAGGGAGTATTAGGTATGGATGGTCCTGCACAGAATGCTGGTAGTGTTGAAAATACAGGATTCGACTTAAGTGTTTTTCACAACAACCGTATTAATAAAGATCTAAGTTATGCATTGAATTTCAATTTGGCTTATGTTAAAAATGAAATTACCGATATGCGTGGAACAGAAGGTCCTAATCCTGATAATGGCAAATATTGGTACCTTGAAGGTTACCCAACCGGTTCGTTTTATGGATATGAAGCAATTGGTTTCTTTAATACAGCCGACGAACTAGCAAATCAGCCAAAACGTACAGGTAAAGAGAAATTGGGAGATATCAAATATGCCGACTTAAATAAGGATGGAAAAATAGATGCGGCAAACGACCGTAAGGTAATTGGACATGACTTTCCATCGTGGACTGCCGGATTTAATGCGAATATCTTCTATAAAGATTTCGATTTGTCATTGTTTTTCCAGGGAGCATTTGATGTACAGGGTTATTACTCTGAGGAAGCTGCCTTTTCATTCTTTAACAGTGGTAAAGTTTTGGAACGTCATCTCGATCGTTGGACTCCAACTAATCTTGATGCTTCTTATCCTCGTATCACAAAGGATTCGCAGATCAACTTCCAGACTTCTTCTTTCTGGTTGCAGGATGCTTCTTATGTGCGTTTAAAGAATGTCTCATTCGGATATAATTTACCTAAATCAATTCTTGGCAAGCTGAATATTGATAGGGTGAAAGTATACGTATCTGGCGAGAACTTGCTTACATTTTCAGGACTTGACGGAATTGACCCCGAAGCTCCTGCTTCAAACCGTGGAGCTTTCTACTCAAATGTCAAGAAGGTTTCTTTAGGCTTAAAAGTTTCATTTTAA